In Odocoileus virginianus isolate 20LAN1187 ecotype Illinois chromosome 23, Ovbor_1.2, whole genome shotgun sequence, one DNA window encodes the following:
- the FKBP4 gene encoding peptidyl-prolyl cis-trans isomerase FKBP4, translating to MTAEETKAAESGAQSAPLPLEGVDISPKQDEGVLKVIKREGTGTETPMIGDRVFVHYTGWLLDGTKFDSSLDRKDRFSFDLGKGEVIKAWDVAVATMKVGEVCHITCKPEYAYGSAGSPPKIPPNATLVFEVELFEFKGEDLTEEEDGGIIRRIRTRGEGYAKPNDGAIVEVALEGYFKDQMFDQRELRFEVGEGESMDLPCGLEKAIQRMEKGEHSIVYLKPSYAFGSAGKEKFQIPPNAELKYEIHLKSFEKAKESWEMSSEEKLEQSTIVKERGTVYFKEGRYKQAVLQYKKIVSWLEYESSFSDEDAQKAQALRLASHLNLAMCHLKLQAFSAAIENCNKALELDSNNEKGLFRRGEAHLAVNDFDLARADFQKVLQLYPSNKAAKAQLVVCQQRIRKQLEKEKKLYANMFERLAEEESKAKAAVAAGDQPADTEMRDEPKTEVAGGQPQVEAEA from the exons ATGACCGCCGAGGAGACGAAGGCGGCCGAGAGCGGAGCGCAGTCGGCGCCGCTGCCCCTCGAAGGGGTGGACATCAGCCCCAAGCAGGATGAGGGGGTGCTTAAG GTCATCAAGCGAGAGGGCACGGGCACGGAGACGCCCATGATTGGGGACCGAGTCTTCGTCCACTACACAGGCTGGCTGCTTGATGGCACCAAGTTCGATTCCAGCCTGGACCGCAAGGACAGGTTCTCCTTCGACCTGGGGAAAG GGGAGGTCATCAAGGCTTGGGATGTTGCTGTAGCAACCATGAAGGTGGGTGAAGTGTGCCACATCACCTGCAAGCCGGAGTACGCCTATGGCTCAGCGGGCAGCCCCCCGAAGATCCCTCCCAACGCCACGCTTGTGTTTGAG GTGGAGTTGTTCGAGTTCAAGGGTGAGGACCTGACAGAAGAGGAAGACGGCGGGATCATCAGGAGAATACGGACACGGGGGGAGGGCTATGCCAAGCCTAACGATGGCGCCATCGTGGAGG TTGCACTGGAAGGGTACTTCAAGGACCAGATGTTTGACCAGCGGGAGCTCCGCTTTGAGGTCGGCGAGGGGGAGAGCATGGATCTGCCCTGTGGGCTAGAGAAAGCCATCCAGCGCATGGAAAAAGGagaacattccattgtgtatctcAAGCCCAG CTATGCTTTTGGCAGCGCTGGGAAGGAGAAGTTCCAGATCCCACCAAATGCTGAGCTGAAGTATGAAATACATCTCAAGAGTTTTGAGAAG GCCAAGGAGTCCTGGGAGATGAGTTCAGAGGAGAAGCTGGAGCAGAGCACCATAGTGAAGGAGCGAGGCACTGTGTACTTCAAG GAGGGCAGGTACAAGCAAGCTGTGCTGCAGTACAAGAAGATCGTGTCCTGGCTGGAATACGAGTCTAGCTTCTCTGATGAGGACGCACAGAAGGCGCAGGCCCTTCGGCTGGCCTCCCACCTCAACCTGGCCATGTGTCATCTGAAGCTCCAAGCTTTCTCCGCTGCCATTGAGAACTGTAACAAG GCCCTGGAACTAGACAGCAACAACGAGAAAGGCCTCTTCCGCCGGGGAGAGGCCCACCTGGCAGTGAATGACTTTGATTTGGCACGGGCTGACTTCCAGAAGGTTCTGCAGCTCTACCCCAGCAACAAGGCGGCCAAGGCCCAGCTGGTCGTGTGCCAGCAGCGCATCCGCAAGCAGCTTGAGAAGGAGAAGAAGCTCTACGCCAACATGTTTGAGAGGCTGGCCGAGGAGGAGAGCAAG GCCAAGGCTGCAGTGGCTGCAGGAGACCAGCCAGCTGACACAGAGATGAGGGATGAGCCGAAGACCGAGGTGGCTGGGGGCCAGCCTCAGGTGGAGGCGGAAGCATAG